In Mucilaginibacter boryungensis, a single window of DNA contains:
- a CDS encoding lysophospholipid acyltransferase family protein, with the protein MRKSFNVLRFNTVNIKPGHSVLLLCNHFSWWDGFLSDWITTQTIHRRFHIMMQHDHLEQRKWLRYMGGFSVKKNAKDVVQSLNYTAQLLNNPNNMVTVFPQGELLSNHATDINIERGIGHIIKKIEGDCQIIYYSAFIEYFESFKPSVYFHLLDCGTNKDFDLERLRAQISTFHQQALKDQVNVKH; encoded by the coding sequence ATGCGAAAAAGCTTTAATGTATTACGGTTTAACACGGTTAATATTAAACCCGGGCATTCGGTGCTACTGCTTTGCAATCATTTTAGCTGGTGGGATGGCTTTTTGTCGGACTGGATAACAACCCAAACCATACACCGCCGCTTTCATATTATGATGCAGCACGACCATTTGGAACAGCGTAAATGGTTACGCTATATGGGTGGCTTTTCTGTTAAGAAGAACGCCAAAGATGTGGTGCAATCGTTAAATTATACAGCGCAACTATTAAACAATCCTAATAACATGGTTACCGTTTTCCCCCAGGGCGAACTATTATCAAACCATGCCACCGATATTAATATTGAGCGGGGTATTGGCCACATTATAAAAAAAATTGAGGGCGACTGCCAGATAATTTACTATAGCGCCTTTATTGAATATTTTGAAAGTTTTAAACCATCGGTATACTTCCATTTGCTGGATTGCGGCACTAACAAGGATTTTGACCTGGAGCGTCTGCGTGCGCAGATCAGCACATTTCATCAACAGGCGTTAAAAGACCAGGTAAATGTAAAGCACTAA
- a CDS encoding alpha-galactosidase, whose amino-acid sequence MIKNQLLFLFFLISGGTLSNCLGQGNSNEDYNELKECHVSLTDDILTIENAFISRRYQWNNGDIKSLSITDKQTNHQWKINNTKPDAFFPNSSKPANGKLEVHQVAATSINNAYLEAECITDLGALKVKRVFRIYPRCPAISCTFYLRGSIGANWGAVSKNQGDLQNVETISDNKKSAPGITVMQQLALPGHNWHLKAVQFFDITDQNNNLVQTYDQLPYRADSRLTGNLLFANEGLTDNGIFILKEAPTSSVQLNYPGFDFIASVANLQTVGIGVLPQDIDKEKWLRCYGFVTGVTSGGELGQLIALRIYQEQVRKHLPGRDDMILMNTWGDRSQDKHIGEKFTLNELHAAHRLGITHFQIDDGWQTGRSSASVFGGGSLNNIWANPNYWKPDRIKFPNGLLPLTQLAEKLGIKLCLWFNPSKDSSYAHWRDDAKALIDLYRMGINTFKIDGVQVTDKKGEINLRSMFDTVMAVSHNQVIFNLDVTAGRRYGYHYFNEYGNIFLENRYTDWGNYYPHWTLRNLWMLARYVPPQNLQIEFLNNFRNVNKYVADDVLAPSKVSFEYGFAITMMAQPLAWMEATGLPEKAFSTAPVIKKYQSIQSDIHKGKIFPIGNEPSGMSWTGFQSIKSNNTGYLLVIRENNKNATGLLQTWLPPGKNVKLTVVLGSGKSGIIAVNHTGGAFFKLPQKNGYALYSYKIL is encoded by the coding sequence ATGATAAAAAACCAATTATTGTTTCTTTTTTTTCTGATAAGTGGCGGTACGCTATCTAATTGTTTGGGGCAGGGTAATAGCAATGAAGATTATAATGAGTTAAAAGAATGCCACGTCAGTCTTACAGATGATATTTTGACCATTGAAAATGCCTTTATAAGCCGCAGGTATCAATGGAATAACGGTGATATTAAAAGTTTGTCGATAACCGACAAGCAAACAAATCATCAATGGAAGATCAACAATACCAAACCGGATGCCTTTTTTCCCAACTCGTCCAAACCGGCAAACGGCAAACTTGAAGTGCATCAGGTTGCGGCTACCTCTATTAACAATGCATATCTTGAAGCCGAATGCATTACAGATTTAGGTGCATTAAAAGTAAAACGGGTATTTCGTATATATCCCCGGTGTCCGGCTATATCATGCACGTTTTATCTTCGCGGCAGCATTGGTGCAAACTGGGGTGCGGTTTCAAAAAACCAGGGCGACCTGCAAAACGTCGAAACAATTTCTGACAATAAAAAAAGCGCTCCTGGTATTACGGTTATGCAACAATTGGCTTTGCCCGGCCATAATTGGCATTTAAAGGCGGTGCAGTTTTTTGATATTACCGATCAAAATAACAATCTGGTACAAACCTATGATCAGTTACCTTACCGCGCCGATAGCCGCTTAACGGGTAATTTATTGTTTGCGAATGAAGGGTTGACCGATAATGGCATCTTTATTTTAAAAGAAGCACCTACCTCAAGCGTGCAATTAAACTATCCGGGGTTTGATTTTATTGCCTCGGTAGCAAATTTACAAACAGTAGGCATAGGTGTTCTGCCGCAAGATATTGATAAGGAAAAATGGTTGCGTTGCTACGGTTTTGTAACAGGCGTTACCAGTGGCGGGGAATTGGGCCAACTTATTGCTTTGCGTATTTACCAGGAACAAGTGCGCAAACATTTGCCCGGCCGGGACGACATGATTTTAATGAATACCTGGGGCGACCGCAGCCAGGACAAACATATTGGTGAAAAATTTACTTTAAATGAACTGCATGCAGCCCACCGCCTGGGTATAACACATTTTCAAATTGATGATGGCTGGCAAACCGGACGTTCTTCTGCCTCGGTATTTGGAGGCGGCTCTTTAAACAATATTTGGGCCAACCCTAACTACTGGAAACCGGATAGGATTAAGTTTCCAAATGGCCTTTTGCCGCTAACCCAACTGGCAGAAAAGCTGGGTATTAAACTATGTTTATGGTTTAACCCGAGTAAAGACAGCAGCTATGCGCATTGGCGGGATGATGCAAAAGCACTGATAGATTTATATCGCATGGGTATTAATACCTTTAAAATTGATGGGGTACAGGTAACGGATAAAAAGGGGGAAATTAACTTACGGAGCATGTTTGACACCGTAATGGCGGTATCGCATAACCAGGTTATTTTTAACCTTGATGTTACTGCAGGGCGCCGCTACGGCTACCATTATTTTAATGAATATGGTAACATATTTTTAGAAAACCGATATACCGATTGGGGGAATTATTATCCGCATTGGACATTGCGGAACCTTTGGATGCTTGCACGTTATGTACCGCCCCAAAACCTACAAATAGAGTTTTTAAACAATTTCAGGAATGTAAATAAATATGTCGCTGATGATGTGTTAGCGCCATCAAAAGTAAGTTTTGAGTATGGCTTTGCTATTACAATGATGGCGCAGCCGCTGGCCTGGATGGAAGCAACCGGCCTGCCGGAAAAAGCATTCAGTACAGCGCCCGTTATTAAGAAATATCAATCTATACAATCAGACATTCACAAAGGTAAAATATTCCCTATCGGTAATGAGCCCTCGGGTATGTCGTGGACTGGCTTCCAGTCTATTAAAAGCAATAATACGGGATATTTGCTGGTGATAAGAGAAAATAACAAAAACGCTACCGGGCTTTTACAAACATGGTTGCCGCCTGGAAAAAACGTTAAATTAACAGTTGTATTGGGTAGTGGTAAAAGCGGTATTATAGCGGTAAACCATACGGGCGGGGCATTTTTTAAATTACCACAAAAAAACGGGTATGCCCTTTATAGTTACAAAATACTGTGA
- a CDS encoding alpha/beta hydrolase, whose amino-acid sequence MNQLPEIRYMELPEAVIAYSITGKGPPLLLLHGFPETHVAWFQIALLLEDGFTLIMADLPGYGDSRITTHGGDERYTKRNMARQLVAFMENLGYQQFYLAGHDRGARVAFRLFLDFPHHVQKVVMLDIIPTADIAERLNFKLASSLGNWWLMGQPSPLPETLFETTHEFYLEHILNSWSGGKAFFDSLARSEYSRCFGNAASRRAIFAEYRMGNTLDLADEQQSREKGEKVICPLLTLWSSDGFVTGFGDPLIIWQQWCNNVVGKQLNGSHFLMEELPLEVSVLFRQFFMNEEPFNYS is encoded by the coding sequence ACAGCATTACCGGCAAAGGACCGCCGTTGTTACTATTACATGGTTTCCCTGAAACGCATGTTGCCTGGTTTCAAATAGCACTATTACTTGAAGATGGTTTTACACTTATTATGGCAGACCTACCCGGTTATGGTGATTCAAGGATCACCACCCACGGCGGCGATGAACGTTATACTAAACGGAATATGGCCCGCCAACTGGTAGCTTTCATGGAAAACCTTGGGTATCAGCAATTTTATCTGGCAGGCCATGATCGTGGGGCCAGGGTAGCATTTCGTTTATTTCTGGACTTTCCGCACCATGTCCAAAAGGTGGTTATGCTCGATATTATTCCAACGGCTGATATTGCCGAACGGCTAAATTTTAAGCTTGCCTCGTCGCTTGGCAACTGGTGGTTAATGGGTCAGCCCAGCCCATTACCTGAAACACTGTTTGAAACAACCCATGAATTTTATCTTGAACATATACTAAATAGTTGGTCGGGGGGTAAAGCCTTTTTTGACTCTTTAGCCCGAAGCGAATATTCCCGTTGCTTTGGAAACGCTGCGTCAAGGCGCGCTATCTTTGCCGAATATCGCATGGGTAATACGCTTGATCTGGCAGATGAGCAGCAAAGTAGGGAGAAAGGCGAAAAGGTTATCTGTCCATTACTCACCCTGTGGTCTTCAGATGGGTTTGTGACAGGCTTTGGTGATCCGCTTATAATATGGCAACAATGGTGTAACAATGTAGTTGGTAAACAGTTAAACGGAAGTCATTTTTTAATGGAAGAACTGCCTTTGGAAGTTTCCGTCCTGTTCAGACAATTTTTTATGAATGAAGAACCTTTCAATTATTCATAA
- a CDS encoding glycosyltransferase, which yields MFIVLSAIFFFIILRFVVSLFNFLSDPKLRRVVKPYHHLVSILIPARNEEANIIRLLQSIRQQDYQDYEVIVLDDNSTDNTYHLCREFAGNHSKFSIIRGNPLPPDWLGKNYACFQLAKQAKGKLLLFLDADTIIEPGLINSALHRMYVKKLGLLSLFPNQQIQRFGEHLVVPLVHYILLNLLPLQLVYLLRNRMFSAASGQFMLFDAAIYHQHQWHHEVRHKVVEDVEIMRLVKSAGYNAETLLANNLISSRMYHSYREAINGFSKNILAAFNYNVFSLLIFLIILLGGPLIVITTLNLNLIAMLCGLIALNRIMISLTAGQSPWKNVLLHPVQMLSLMVIAFLAIQRYLTRTTVWKGRKV from the coding sequence GTGTTCATTGTACTGTCGGCCATATTCTTTTTTATTATCCTGCGCTTTGTAGTAAGCCTGTTTAATTTTTTGTCCGACCCCAAACTGCGCCGTGTGGTTAAGCCTTATCATCATTTGGTTTCCATTCTTATTCCGGCCAGAAATGAAGAAGCCAATATTATCCGGCTATTACAATCTATCCGGCAACAGGATTATCAGGATTATGAAGTAATTGTACTGGATGATAATTCAACTGACAACACCTATCATCTTTGCAGGGAATTCGCTGGTAACCACTCAAAGTTTAGCATAATTAGAGGCAACCCGCTGCCCCCCGACTGGTTGGGGAAAAACTACGCCTGTTTCCAATTAGCCAAACAAGCTAAAGGCAAGCTCCTGTTGTTTTTAGATGCCGACACCATTATTGAACCCGGGTTAATAAACAGTGCGCTTCACCGAATGTATGTAAAGAAACTGGGCTTGCTCAGCCTGTTCCCCAATCAGCAAATACAAAGGTTTGGCGAACACCTGGTTGTTCCATTAGTGCACTATATTTTATTAAACCTGTTGCCGTTGCAATTGGTTTACCTGCTCCGCAACCGTATGTTTTCTGCTGCCAGCGGGCAGTTTATGCTGTTCGACGCGGCAATTTATCACCAGCACCAATGGCACCACGAGGTGAGGCACAAAGTGGTAGAAGATGTAGAGATTATGCGTTTGGTTAAAAGCGCCGGTTATAATGCCGAAACTTTACTGGCTAATAATTTAATAAGCAGCCGTATGTATCATAGTTATAGGGAAGCCATTAATGGCTTCAGTAAAAACATATTGGCGGCGTTCAATTACAATGTGTTTTCCTTGCTAATTTTCCTGATCATTTTATTGGGCGGTCCGCTTATTGTTATAACTACGCTGAACCTTAATCTTATTGCCATGCTGTGCGGATTGATTGCCCTTAACCGGATAATGATCTCGCTGACTGCCGGGCAAAGCCCCTGGAAAAATGTTTTGCTGCATCCTGTCCAAATGTTAAGCCTGATGGTGATCGCTTTTTTAGCTATCCAACGTTATTTGACCAGGACTACCGTTTGGAAGGGAAGAAAGGTGTAG
- a CDS encoding M61 family metallopeptidase: protein MSHTTEAAGNLQINYTLSFPEAQAHYMDVEMNISGISQPFIDLKMPVWTPGSYLVREYAKTLESLTAEHNGKNLSARKINKNTWHVMLEGAQQVKVKYRLYCFEISVRNNFVSSAQGFIVGANTFLFPAGMLDNPSTIHIKPYKNWNKVSTSLDMVGNDPFTIHAPNYDILYDSPIEVGTQDVFGFEAAGVKYEVAMCLGGNYDKERIKKDLKKLVEKETDIFGENPNKRYVFIVHNYAKGGGGLEHLSSTVLGLPRDTYNTEAGYQRFLGLAAHEHFHLWNVKRLRPIALGPFDYETENYTTDLWIAEGFTNYFDNMVVHRLGLYTTENYFAALCTDINLIENSPGNKIQPLYEASFDAWIKYYRPTENSVNAGVSYYSKGSVAAMMLDLEIIQDSKTRYSLDDVMKYMYTEYYKVKKRGYTDEEFKQGLEKYAGKNLDDFYEKYIYGLADVDYNKYLGYAGLELIDDLAKSNQPALGLTTTVTNNKVIITTVIRNSSAWIDGLNVNDEITAIDGQQVMDVNAFIAGKKIGDKVIVNVTRDGLPLALPVTLLKNKQVKYRIASISNPSAQQIAVREKWLKQ, encoded by the coding sequence ATGAGCCATACAACCGAAGCCGCGGGTAATCTGCAAATCAATTACACACTTTCATTTCCCGAGGCGCAGGCACATTATATGGATGTGGAAATGAATATCAGCGGGATCAGCCAGCCGTTCATCGATTTGAAAATGCCGGTTTGGACGCCAGGGTCATACCTGGTTCGGGAATATGCCAAAACCTTAGAGTCGTTAACAGCAGAACATAACGGCAAAAACCTATCGGCCCGGAAGATCAATAAAAACACCTGGCATGTGATGTTAGAAGGCGCGCAGCAAGTGAAAGTAAAATACCGGTTATATTGTTTTGAAATATCGGTGCGTAATAATTTTGTAAGCTCGGCCCAGGGCTTTATTGTAGGGGCAAATACGTTTTTGTTTCCCGCGGGGATGCTTGATAACCCATCTACCATACATATCAAACCTTACAAAAACTGGAATAAGGTTTCAACCAGTTTAGATATGGTAGGGAATGATCCCTTCACTATACATGCCCCTAATTATGATATCCTGTACGATTCGCCAATTGAGGTTGGTACACAGGATGTTTTTGGTTTTGAAGCTGCAGGTGTAAAATACGAAGTAGCTATGTGTCTGGGCGGCAATTATGATAAGGAACGTATTAAAAAGGACCTGAAAAAGCTGGTTGAAAAAGAAACCGATATTTTTGGTGAGAACCCCAATAAACGCTACGTGTTCATTGTGCATAATTATGCCAAAGGTGGTGGTGGGTTAGAGCATTTAAGCTCGACTGTGTTAGGTTTGCCACGCGATACTTATAATACCGAAGCGGGCTATCAGCGCTTTTTAGGATTAGCTGCACATGAGCATTTTCATCTGTGGAACGTAAAGCGCCTGCGCCCTATAGCACTTGGCCCCTTTGATTATGAAACCGAAAACTATACAACCGACTTATGGATAGCCGAAGGCTTCACCAATTATTTTGATAATATGGTGGTGCATCGTTTAGGGCTGTACACTACCGAAAACTATTTTGCCGCCCTTTGTACCGATATTAACCTGATAGAGAATTCCCCAGGTAATAAAATACAACCTTTGTATGAAGCCAGTTTTGATGCCTGGATAAAATACTATCGCCCTACCGAGAATAGTGTTAACGCTGGTGTATCCTACTATAGCAAAGGCTCGGTAGCCGCAATGATGCTTGATCTGGAAATTATACAGGACAGCAAAACCAGGTACTCGCTGGATGATGTAATGAAATACATGTATACCGAATATTACAAAGTAAAAAAACGCGGATATACCGACGAAGAGTTTAAGCAAGGGTTGGAAAAGTATGCTGGCAAAAACCTGGATGATTTTTATGAAAAATATATTTACGGTTTGGCCGATGTGGATTATAATAAATATCTGGGCTATGCTGGGTTAGAGCTAATAGACGATTTGGCTAAAAGTAATCAGCCGGCATTAGGGCTCACCACAACAGTCACCAATAATAAGGTCATCATTACTACAGTAATAAGAAACAGCAGCGCATGGATTGACGGACTGAACGTAAATGATGAGATAACCGCTATAGACGGACAACAGGTTATGGATGTAAACGCCTTTATTGCCGGTAAAAAGATTGGCGATAAAGTAATTGTAAATGTAACCCGTGATGGTTTACCGTTAGCCCTACCAGTAACTTTACTTAAAAACAAACAAGTAAAATATCGCATAGCAAGCATTTCAAATCCATCGGCGCAGCAAATAGCCGTGCGCGAGAAATGGTTAAAACAATAA
- a CDS encoding 4-hydroxy-3-methylbut-2-enyl diphosphate reductase codes for MGEYNLKVTIDADSGFCFGVVYAIDMAEDILAEDGYLYCLGDIVHNDEEVERLKAKGLRIIDHSQLNGLHNEKVLIRAHGEAPETYKLAMEHNITLIDASCPVVLKLQNRIKTSHDQDEQIVIFGKHGHAEVIGLQGQTNGEAKVFQDIAELDALDLPQKFTLYSQTTKSTDKFYQIKDQLIAKGYEVKANDTICRQVSNRDKDLPEFAAKFDQIIFVSGKKSSNGKVLYEVCKKHNPNTHFISSVDELHIEMFKPGQTIGIAGATSTPMWLMELVKAQLEKY; via the coding sequence ATGGGCGAGTACAATTTAAAGGTAACTATTGATGCCGATTCGGGCTTTTGCTTTGGCGTGGTTTACGCTATTGATATGGCCGAGGATATTCTGGCCGAAGATGGCTACCTATATTGCCTGGGCGATATTGTACACAACGACGAGGAAGTAGAACGCCTGAAAGCCAAAGGCCTGCGCATTATAGACCACAGTCAGCTAAACGGCTTGCATAATGAGAAGGTACTGATCCGGGCCCATGGCGAGGCGCCAGAAACTTACAAGCTGGCCATGGAGCATAATATTACGCTGATTGATGCTTCGTGCCCGGTAGTGTTGAAACTGCAAAACCGCATTAAAACATCGCACGACCAGGACGAGCAGATCGTGATTTTTGGTAAGCACGGACACGCCGAAGTGATAGGGTTGCAGGGGCAAACTAATGGTGAAGCTAAGGTTTTTCAGGACATTGCCGAACTGGATGCTTTAGACCTGCCGCAAAAGTTTACCTTATACAGCCAAACCACAAAAAGCACTGATAAATTTTACCAGATAAAAGACCAGCTAATTGCCAAGGGTTATGAAGTGAAAGCCAACGATACGATTTGCCGCCAGGTATCAAACCGGGATAAAGACCTTCCTGAATTTGCTGCTAAGTTTGATCAGATCATCTTCGTATCCGGCAAAAAATCATCCAACGGAAAGGTGCTTTACGAGGTTTGCAAAAAACATAACCCAAACACCCATTTTATTTCATCTGTGGATGAGTTGCATATAGAAATGTTTAAACCCGGCCAAACCATTGGCAT
- a CDS encoding alpha/beta fold hydrolase, whose translation MGFLQLPGLGKVYFHEYGTGSKPMLAFHGYGMTGRQFNVLEKSILGKYRVHGFDHFFHGDSVLDNWEEKEIVSGMPREMVRLYLQEWFKIYGEQRISLMAYSIGADIALILLEEFPEWIDEIILMAPDGIAPYKGFEFLQQHTIGRQLFKKVTKNNWMAPAIVKNLKRFKVIDHDLFTIAYNEIDTPKKRQDVYYTLNLIKQLKPNTSKLVEILNKGAIKSWFFFGKDDLLFPKKMAEPFLNQLQNAEIHEVPMGHWLVTPQLDEYLLNCNI comes from the coding sequence ATGGGATTTTTACAACTGCCGGGTTTAGGCAAAGTATACTTTCATGAATACGGTACCGGAAGCAAACCGATGCTGGCCTTTCATGGCTATGGCATGACCGGCAGGCAATTCAATGTACTGGAAAAATCAATACTTGGCAAATACCGCGTGCATGGGTTCGATCACTTTTTTCATGGCGATAGTGTATTGGATAATTGGGAGGAAAAAGAAATCGTATCGGGCATGCCGCGCGAAATGGTACGGCTTTATTTACAGGAGTGGTTTAAAATATATGGCGAGCAACGGATTTCATTAATGGCCTATTCCATAGGGGCCGATATTGCTTTGATATTGCTGGAAGAATTTCCCGAATGGATAGATGAGATTATATTAATGGCCCCCGACGGGATTGCTCCTTATAAAGGATTTGAGTTTTTACAACAACACACCATAGGGCGTCAACTATTTAAAAAAGTCACTAAAAACAACTGGATGGCACCCGCTATCGTCAAAAACCTGAAACGCTTTAAAGTGATAGATCACGATCTGTTTACGATTGCTTATAACGAAATAGACACCCCTAAAAAACGGCAGGATGTTTATTATACCCTTAACCTTATTAAACAATTAAAACCCAATACATCCAAATTAGTTGAAATACTGAATAAGGGGGCTATAAAAAGTTGGTTCTTTTTTGGTAAAGATGACTTGCTCTTCCCTAAAAAAATGGCCGAACCCTTCCTTAACCAATTGCAAAATGCCGAAATACATGAAGTACCGATGGGGCATTGGCTGGTTACGCCACAATTAGACGAATATCTGCTAAATTGCAATATATGA